The Paenibacillus macerans genome includes a window with the following:
- a CDS encoding glycoside hydrolase family 2 protein: MTTGAYEKDYPRPQFVREHWLNLNGAWDFRFDDDNVGEQENWPEKFAGTHTITVPFTYETQASGIGIEEFHPQVWYGKSVHIPKEAEGKRVILHFQAVDYIAKVWINGRMAGSHHGGYAAFGFDITPYLVFGADNQITVKVEDSDDCTQPRGKQRWTKDSFECFYVQTTGIWQTVWLEFVEAQRLDAVKITPDIDRSTVRFDYRISGVEKPGDLRLEAIVTLKGKPVKRVALAADRPNLSVEVDLVHEANGPWKKCLWSPQHPNLYDVEFVLYAEDQVVDRVFSYFGMRKISIENGQVLLNNAPFYQRLILDQGYWTDSHLTPPSEEAIIADIDRMLEMGYNGVRKHMKIEDARFLYWCDVKGLLVWSEMAATFEFHDRAIEAFTKEWLEIVDQQYNHPSIITWVPFNESWGIPSILRDVRQQKFTEGIYHLTKAVDPYRPVITNDGWEHTVSDILTLHDYVETGDGFLRRYKDSKDAIVNRETTCNHWKYALAEGYGYRGQPIIISEFGGIAFRSDKGWGYGRQVLTEAEFLERFEGLTRAIKSLDYICGYCYTQLADVQQEINGLLTEDRKPKIPPAQIKEINLA; encoded by the coding sequence GTGACAACCGGAGCTTATGAGAAGGATTATCCCAGGCCGCAGTTCGTCCGGGAGCATTGGCTCAATTTGAACGGCGCATGGGACTTCCGTTTCGACGACGACAATGTCGGCGAGCAAGAGAACTGGCCGGAAAAGTTTGCGGGAACGCATACGATTACCGTTCCCTTTACGTACGAAACACAGGCCAGCGGGATCGGCATCGAGGAATTCCACCCGCAGGTCTGGTACGGCAAATCGGTTCATATCCCGAAGGAGGCCGAAGGCAAGCGGGTGATCCTGCACTTTCAGGCGGTGGATTATATCGCCAAAGTATGGATCAACGGCAGGATGGCCGGCAGCCATCATGGCGGTTACGCGGCGTTTGGCTTCGATATCACCCCTTATCTGGTTTTCGGGGCAGACAATCAAATTACGGTAAAAGTAGAGGATAGCGACGATTGCACACAGCCGAGGGGGAAGCAGCGTTGGACCAAGGACAGCTTCGAGTGCTTTTATGTCCAGACAACGGGAATTTGGCAGACGGTTTGGCTGGAATTCGTGGAGGCGCAGCGGCTGGACGCGGTCAAAATTACACCGGATATCGACCGCTCCACGGTCCGTTTCGATTACCGGATAAGCGGCGTGGAAAAACCCGGTGATTTGCGGTTGGAGGCGATCGTGACGCTGAAGGGCAAGCCGGTGAAGCGGGTCGCGCTGGCAGCGGATCGCCCGAACTTGTCGGTGGAGGTTGATTTGGTGCACGAGGCAAACGGGCCGTGGAAAAAATGCCTCTGGTCGCCGCAGCATCCGAATTTATATGACGTGGAATTTGTGCTGTATGCGGAAGATCAGGTGGTTGACCGGGTCTTTTCTTACTTTGGGATGAGAAAGATTTCGATCGAGAACGGCCAGGTGCTGCTGAACAATGCGCCGTTCTATCAAAGGTTGATTTTGGATCAGGGTTATTGGACGGACAGCCATTTAACGCCGCCCAGCGAGGAAGCGATCATTGCCGATATCGACCGGATGCTGGAAATGGGCTACAACGGTGTGCGCAAGCATATGAAGATCGAGGATGCCCGTTTTCTCTATTGGTGCGACGTCAAAGGGCTGCTGGTCTGGTCGGAAATGGCCGCGACCTTCGAATTTCACGACCGTGCGATTGAGGCGTTTACGAAGGAATGGCTGGAAATCGTCGATCAACAGTACAATCACCCCAGCATTATTACTTGGGTGCCGTTCAACGAATCGTGGGGCATTCCGTCCATCCTCCGTGACGTAAGGCAGCAGAAATTTACCGAAGGCATCTACCATCTCACCAAAGCGGTCGATCCCTACCGTCCGGTCATTACGAACGACGGCTGGGAGCATACCGTTTCCGATATTTTGACGCTCCATGATTACGTGGAAACGGGCGACGGGTTTTTGCGGCGGTATAAAGACAGCAAGGATGCTATCGTAAATAGGGAAACAACCTGCAATCACTGGAAATACGCTTTGGCCGAAGGCTACGGGTACCGCGGGCAGCCGATCATCATCAGCGAATTTGGCGGGATCGCCTTTAGGTCGGACAAAGGCTGGGGGTATGGCCGCCAGGTCTTAACGGAAGCGGAATTCCTCGAACGGTTCGAAGGCCTGACACGGGCGATCAAAAGCTTGGATTATATTTGCGGCTACTGTTACACCCAGCTTGCCGATGTGCAGCAGGAAATCAACGGACTGCTGACAGAGGACCGCAAGCCGAAAATCCCGCCTGCCCAAATTAAAGAGATCAATTTGGCCTGA
- a CDS encoding alpha-L-arabinofuranosidase C-terminal domain-containing protein — translation MKANAKITIDGGRASGPTVNPYLFGHFVEDIRDHMEAMLAYPLKDMDFESGAEGRGAVSGAWSAYTNGRNTRYALEAPAPKHSGRAVRIRVLSDDEADAGIAQAAALEGPSEYAVRLVARASVELKYVIVEAADRCTGELLGLVRIDLGSHNWREYEAKLSVSRACANAEIRVYVPADHPRWNDHVSTGMLWLDHVSLLPADHIGGVKREVMEMARALNAGMMRLAGNYISAYHFEHGVGPVLERPVMYNEAWGGWTCKYFGTDEFIRFCRELGVEPLICVNDGSGTPEEAARWVEYCNGGMDTPMGAKRAANGHPEPYNVRYWEIGNEVWGGWQVGTCSAGRFAERCVTFAEAMKAADPSLVILACGHTDQEWNRAVLDIAGEHIDYLTLHLYHGYGRFGMDRDTPAEERYKAIASFPEWTREDLRRTLEQISLNEKHRHVKVAITEYNTMYYPNTVRKGLPDEHTLGAAVANAANLNEMLRASDIVHIGSFSDLVNGWLGGCIRVGDYYADQYCGKTPGWSGQPLTVYGTPTYEVLKLYANRDIRRLLPADVACGTFAVRANKPAPFDLGALPDLDVAACVNEDGSVVTVFIVNRSLGEVRAELNLLGLEPSGDTLLLHEITGDSFEAINSVFEPDRIACQSRTVPLAAWRQGCPLRPASVYALEIKTERA, via the coding sequence TTGAAGGCAAACGCGAAGATTACGATTGACGGCGGCCGGGCCAGCGGGCCTACGGTGAACCCGTACCTGTTCGGGCATTTTGTGGAGGATATCCGCGACCATATGGAGGCGATGCTGGCCTATCCGCTCAAAGACATGGATTTTGAAAGCGGCGCCGAAGGCAGAGGTGCGGTTTCCGGGGCTTGGAGCGCTTATACGAACGGGCGGAATACCCGGTACGCGCTGGAGGCGCCGGCGCCGAAGCACTCGGGCCGCGCCGTGCGCATTCGCGTCTTGAGCGACGACGAGGCGGATGCCGGGATCGCGCAGGCGGCCGCTTTAGAGGGGCCGAGCGAATATGCGGTGCGCTTGGTGGCGCGGGCGTCGGTCGAGCTGAAATACGTGATCGTCGAGGCGGCGGACCGGTGCACGGGAGAGCTGCTTGGGCTTGTTAGGATCGACCTGGGCAGCCATAACTGGCGGGAATACGAGGCGAAGTTGTCCGTCTCCCGCGCCTGCGCCAACGCCGAAATCCGGGTGTACGTGCCGGCCGACCACCCGAGATGGAACGATCATGTGTCCACCGGCATGCTGTGGCTCGATCACGTATCCCTGCTGCCGGCGGACCATATCGGCGGGGTGAAGCGCGAAGTGATGGAGATGGCGCGGGCGCTGAACGCCGGCATGATGAGGCTGGCCGGCAACTACATCAGCGCTTACCACTTCGAGCATGGCGTCGGCCCCGTATTGGAGCGGCCGGTGATGTACAACGAAGCGTGGGGCGGGTGGACGTGCAAATATTTCGGCACGGACGAATTTATCCGCTTTTGCCGGGAGCTTGGGGTGGAGCCGCTGATCTGCGTCAACGACGGGTCGGGGACGCCCGAGGAAGCCGCGCGGTGGGTGGAATACTGCAACGGCGGCATGGATACCCCGATGGGGGCGAAGCGGGCGGCGAACGGACATCCCGAGCCGTACAACGTCCGGTATTGGGAGATCGGCAATGAAGTGTGGGGCGGGTGGCAGGTCGGCACCTGCTCCGCGGGCCGCTTTGCGGAGCGCTGCGTAACGTTTGCCGAGGCGATGAAGGCGGCGGACCCGTCGCTTGTGATTTTGGCCTGCGGGCATACCGATCAGGAATGGAACCGGGCGGTGCTTGATATCGCGGGCGAACATATCGATTATTTGACCTTGCATTTGTACCACGGATACGGTCGTTTCGGGATGGACCGGGATACGCCGGCCGAAGAGCGCTACAAAGCGATCGCTTCTTTTCCCGAGTGGACCCGGGAAGATCTCCGGCGAACGCTGGAGCAGATCAGCTTGAACGAGAAGCATCGCCATGTGAAGGTGGCGATCACCGAATACAACACGATGTATTATCCGAACACGGTGCGGAAAGGGCTGCCGGATGAGCATACGCTGGGAGCGGCGGTGGCGAACGCCGCGAATCTCAATGAAATGCTGCGCGCAAGCGACATCGTGCACATCGGCAGCTTCTCCGATCTCGTAAACGGCTGGCTCGGCGGCTGCATTCGCGTGGGCGATTATTACGCCGACCAATATTGCGGCAAAACGCCGGGCTGGAGCGGCCAGCCGCTCACGGTGTACGGCACGCCGACCTACGAAGTGTTGAAGCTGTACGCGAACCGGGACATCCGGCGGCTGCTTCCCGCCGACGTGGCGTGCGGCACCTTCGCCGTGCGCGCGAACAAGCCGGCTCCGTTTGATCTCGGCGCGCTGCCGGACTTGGACGTGGCGGCGTGCGTGAACGAAGACGGGAGCGTCGTCACCGTCTTTATCGTCAACCGCAGCCTCGGGGAAGTCCGCGCCGAGCTGAATCTGCTTGGGCTAGAGCCGTCCGGGGACACACTGCTGCTGCACGAAATTACGGGCGATTCCTTTGAAGCGATCAATTCCGTATTCGAGCCGGACCGCATCGCCTGCCAATCGCGAACGGTGCCGCTTGCTGCCTGGCGGCAAGGCTGCCCGCTGCGCCCGGCGTCAGTGTACGCGCTGGAGATTAAAACCGAACGGGCCTAG
- a CDS encoding carbohydrate ABC transporter permease: MSKRAAAPKAQAGPADERWFDWLVYLIAAVIIVIVLYPLLFVVSASFSDPAKVLGGEVWLLPKGVTVDAYANILDNDKIWRGYANSILYTAVGTAVNIVMTLLAAYPLSRPDLPLRKGLMLIVTLTMFLSGGLIPIYLLVKDLGMVDTMWALIVPGAVSTYNLIVMRTYFQSSIPWELQEAAHMDGCSNWRLLASIILPLSKPILAVMVLFYAVGHWNSFFNALIYIRSEELYPLQLVLREILLISQSDAVDGLVGMEDKVLLAESIKYAVIIVSSLPVLIMYPFVQRHFVKGVMIGSIKG; encoded by the coding sequence ATGTCCAAACGAGCCGCGGCGCCCAAGGCGCAGGCCGGCCCGGCTGACGAACGGTGGTTTGATTGGCTTGTGTACCTGATCGCGGCGGTCATTATCGTCATCGTGTTGTATCCGCTGCTGTTTGTGGTTAGCGCTTCGTTCAGCGATCCGGCCAAGGTGCTGGGCGGGGAAGTGTGGCTGCTGCCGAAGGGCGTTACGGTTGACGCTTACGCCAATATTTTGGATAACGACAAAATCTGGAGAGGTTATGCCAATTCGATTCTTTATACGGCGGTCGGCACGGCCGTCAACATCGTTATGACGCTGCTGGCGGCGTACCCGTTGTCGCGGCCGGATCTGCCCCTGCGTAAAGGGCTGATGCTGATCGTGACGCTGACGATGTTTTTAAGCGGCGGGCTGATTCCGATTTACTTGCTGGTCAAAGACCTGGGGATGGTCGATACGATGTGGGCCTTGATCGTGCCGGGGGCGGTTTCGACGTACAATCTGATCGTCATGCGGACGTATTTTCAGTCCAGCATTCCCTGGGAGCTCCAGGAGGCGGCCCATATGGACGGCTGCTCCAACTGGCGGCTGCTCGCCAGCATCATTTTGCCGTTGTCGAAGCCGATCCTGGCGGTCATGGTGCTGTTTTACGCGGTTGGACACTGGAATTCGTTTTTTAACGCGCTCATATATATCCGCAGCGAAGAATTGTATCCGCTGCAACTGGTGCTGCGCGAAATTTTGCTGATCAGCCAATCGGACGCGGTGGACGGACTTGTGGGGATGGAGGACAAGGTTTTGCTGGCGGAGAGCATCAAATATGCGGTCATTATCGTCTCCAGCCTGCCGGTGCTCATCATGTATCCGTTTGTGCAGCGGCATTTCGTCAAAGGCGTGATGATTGGGTCGATTAAAGGTTAA